Proteins found in one Agaribacterium sp. ZY112 genomic segment:
- a CDS encoding glycosyltransferase — protein sequence MIESKLISICIPTRDRVSELEENLRTISTISRRAEESGFSIEVCISDNSTSNDVESLVSRWAEFPLFELHYFTHGEDVGAARNFISALRMACGDYVLLLGDDDYLHEDFFDNLSRAFEDKDITLAFFDRVSISLEGEVVSIDQFSSESAVMSGEQDLLKYIDRSHVLGALGAFISSVVYRGEALRKALESIESINYSSPYAHVEVVAWLVLRERFVYVNSALVYATCDNDSFLSKGYLKRIAIDLEFINCWRDQGASAEILDSLQRLLLRERSWLMFVKAKACCGRKAVQDFFSTSDAFSAYHFVQYIPYLACLVALFLFRLKKKIVRLFCAVRPSERILIVQNYPAPYRVALFNKLFKKIDFDVAYLNPSPSERLWDKVKDDIRYPYLQLGVEQNWLLNQALVSTKLIGMLGGYRKLLVFTDPPNFFSCAVVSIAARMKGVTRLSWVSLWDGYQVNTSSWVTTLLARLYVYVGLRAILSGSTKAIGYCRSSDELARSYGVACESSSQYFPLAEVYGDAKSKSGRKEGPVRLLVISYLSPRKQVEQAIRCVNSNDEFELCIAGVGGEEYVQSLMRLGAGNERICFKGYVNPSQKSELFEWADFLLFTTSRDSWGYVVNEAFYNGVPVVGSDKAMAVKDLVSEARNGFVFGSEEQLAETLKVIAREISMQDDFLERMSKYAMGTIVDFNAGVESRFEKLLAD from the coding sequence ATGATTGAGAGCAAGTTAATATCTATTTGTATTCCTACTCGTGATAGGGTTTCAGAACTCGAAGAAAACTTAAGGACTATATCAACTATTTCACGTCGAGCCGAAGAGTCAGGCTTTTCAATAGAGGTGTGTATAAGTGATAACTCTACCTCTAATGATGTTGAAAGTTTAGTTTCACGTTGGGCTGAATTTCCTTTGTTTGAGTTACATTACTTTACACATGGTGAGGATGTTGGCGCCGCTAGGAACTTTATTAGCGCGTTGAGAATGGCTTGTGGCGACTATGTGTTATTACTTGGCGATGACGATTACTTGCATGAGGACTTTTTTGATAATTTAAGCCGAGCATTTGAAGATAAAGATATAACGCTAGCTTTTTTTGATCGGGTTTCTATATCGTTAGAGGGTGAGGTCGTATCGATAGATCAATTTTCAAGCGAAAGTGCTGTTATGTCAGGAGAGCAGGATCTGTTGAAATATATTGATAGGTCGCATGTGCTTGGCGCATTAGGAGCCTTTATTTCCTCTGTCGTTTATAGGGGGGAGGCGCTCAGAAAGGCTTTGGAATCAATTGAATCAATCAACTACAGCTCTCCTTATGCCCATGTGGAGGTAGTGGCTTGGCTGGTTTTACGTGAAAGGTTCGTATATGTGAATAGTGCTTTAGTGTATGCGACTTGTGATAATGACTCATTTCTTTCTAAGGGATATTTGAAGAGGATTGCGATCGACCTAGAGTTTATTAATTGCTGGAGAGATCAAGGAGCGTCTGCCGAGATCCTTGACTCCTTGCAACGCCTCTTACTTCGGGAGCGATCTTGGTTGATGTTCGTGAAAGCAAAAGCTTGCTGTGGGCGGAAAGCCGTTCAGGATTTTTTTTCTACTTCAGATGCTTTTTCGGCGTACCATTTTGTTCAATATATCCCTTATCTAGCATGCTTAGTGGCTCTATTTTTATTTAGATTGAAAAAAAAAATAGTGAGGCTGTTTTGTGCGGTTCGGCCTTCTGAGCGAATACTAATTGTTCAAAATTATCCTGCTCCATATCGGGTCGCGTTATTTAATAAGTTGTTTAAAAAGATCGATTTTGATGTTGCTTATTTAAATCCCTCCCCAAGTGAAAGATTGTGGGATAAAGTCAAAGATGATATTCGCTACCCATACTTGCAACTCGGTGTTGAGCAGAATTGGCTGTTAAATCAAGCCCTAGTATCAACTAAGTTGATTGGTATGCTAGGTGGTTATCGAAAGCTATTAGTGTTTACTGATCCGCCAAACTTTTTCAGCTGTGCTGTGGTGTCGATCGCGGCGCGGATGAAAGGTGTAACTCGGTTATCTTGGGTTAGTCTTTGGGATGGGTATCAAGTCAATACGTCAAGTTGGGTAACGACTTTACTGGCGAGGCTCTACGTCTATGTTGGACTTCGAGCGATTTTGAGTGGTTCTACAAAAGCAATTGGATACTGTCGTTCTAGTGATGAGTTAGCAAGGAGCTATGGTGTTGCTTGTGAATCAAGTTCTCAGTATTTTCCTTTGGCTGAAGTCTATGGTGATGCAAAAAGTAAATCAGGAAGGAAAGAAGGTCCTGTTCGGCTCTTGGTCATAAGCTATCTTTCGCCTCGAAAACAGGTGGAGCAAGCAATTCGATGTGTGAATTCGAATGATGAATTTGAGTTGTGTATTGCTGGGGTGGGGGGGGAAGAGTATGTTCAGTCGTTAATGAGGTTGGGGGCGGGGAATGAGCGTATTTGTTTTAAGGGCTATGTCAATCCTAGTCAAAAATCCGAGCTATTTGAATGGGCCGACTTTCTTCTTTTTACCACGTCGCGTGATAGCTGGGGGTATGTTGTTAACGAGGCCTTTTACAATGGCGTTCCCGTTGTAGGCTCTGATAAGGCGATGGCGGTAAAAGACTTGGTTAGTGAGGCGCGTAATGGGTTTGTATTTGGCTCAGAAGAGCAATTGGCTGAGACGCTAAAGGTGATTGCTCGTGAGATTTCAATGCAAGATGATTTCTTAGAGCGAATGTCTAAATATGCAATGGGTACGATCGTTGACTTTAATGCTGGTGTAGAGAGTAGATTTGAAAAGCTGCTTGCAGATTAA
- a CDS encoding chain length determinant protein: MLKKEEQIADVSSNNSEVASRKQDVSFERLPEMIDLGVYWGQLWQARYFITGMVLIFAIVGGGWALSLPNMYTSKGVYAASQKQDDTAMLGGQLGGIAAMAGINLGGGEKNDIDQALVLAASWPFIDEVINKHELAPLIMGVKRWDQGSGRFTWDESVYDSSSGAWVASIDERPTSFEIYKEFLELVGFSVNSKTGMVTISATHYSADVAERWVHILAGEINEHFQSRDILDAQKNIAYLNNKITETSIANMQSIFYGMVENQMKTLMLAEVGDEYLLREVVPPRAAELKSKPMRAVIVLVFTVIGGFLTCFLVILREMYRSSKG; the protein is encoded by the coding sequence ATGCTTAAGAAAGAGGAACAGATTGCAGATGTCTCTAGTAATAACAGTGAAGTTGCGAGTCGTAAGCAGGATGTCTCGTTTGAGCGGCTTCCTGAGATGATAGACCTTGGGGTTTATTGGGGACAGCTTTGGCAGGCGCGCTACTTTATTACCGGGATGGTGTTGATATTTGCAATAGTGGGCGGTGGGTGGGCTCTAAGTCTACCAAATATGTACACTAGTAAAGGCGTGTATGCAGCTTCGCAGAAACAGGATGATACAGCGATGCTCGGGGGGCAATTAGGTGGTATTGCTGCAATGGCTGGCATTAATCTTGGTGGTGGCGAGAAGAATGATATTGATCAAGCTTTAGTGTTGGCAGCTAGTTGGCCGTTCATTGATGAGGTTATTAATAAGCATGAGTTGGCGCCACTAATTATGGGGGTCAAAAGATGGGATCAGGGAAGTGGTAGATTCACTTGGGACGAGAGTGTATATGATAGTTCTTCTGGAGCATGGGTGGCGTCAATAGATGAGAGGCCTACTAGCTTTGAGATCTATAAGGAGTTTTTAGAATTGGTTGGGTTCAGTGTGAATTCGAAAACAGGAATGGTAACTATTTCTGCTACTCATTACTCTGCAGATGTTGCTGAGCGCTGGGTTCACATCTTGGCGGGAGAGATTAATGAGCACTTTCAATCTAGGGATATTCTGGATGCACAGAAAAACATTGCTTATTTAAATAATAAAATTACAGAAACCAGCATTGCAAATATGCAATCTATATTTTATGGCATGGTTGAAAATCAGATGAAAACACTCATGCTTGCTGAGGTTGGTGATGAGTATCTCTTAAGAGAGGTCGTCCCACCAAGGGCTGCAGAGTTGAAATCAAAGCCCATGCGAGCGGTAATTGTTCTGGTTTTTACAGTAATTGGTGGTTTTCTTACTTGTTTTTTAGTAATCCTTCGAGAGATGTATAGGTCGTCGAAGGGGTAG
- the rfbF gene encoding glucose-1-phosphate cytidylyltransferase yields the protein MKAVILAGGLGTRLSEETSVKPKPMVEVGGKPILWHIMKQYSAHGVNEFVICCGYKGYVIKEYFANYFLHMSDVTFDMSTNEMHVHHKRAEPWKVTLVDTGDHSMTGGRLLRVKEHVASDEAFCFTYGDGVGDVDITKLIAFHKTHGKKATLTAAFPPGRFGALDIQDRQVMSFKEKPKGDGAMINAGFFVLSPSVIDHVDDDESVWEQEPLNALSAEGELMAFEHKGFWQPMDTLRDKMYLEKLWQQGEAPWKTWS from the coding sequence ATGAAGGCTGTGATTCTTGCTGGCGGCTTAGGGACTCGCTTAAGTGAAGAAACTTCGGTTAAGCCGAAGCCTATGGTTGAGGTGGGTGGCAAACCTATCCTCTGGCATATTATGAAGCAATATTCTGCTCACGGCGTTAATGAGTTTGTGATCTGTTGTGGGTATAAAGGATATGTAATTAAAGAGTATTTTGCTAATTACTTCCTGCATATGTCAGATGTGACTTTTGATATGTCTACCAACGAAATGCATGTGCATCACAAACGGGCTGAGCCTTGGAAAGTGACCTTGGTCGATACGGGTGACCATTCAATGACCGGCGGGCGTCTACTTCGTGTTAAAGAGCATGTGGCTAGTGATGAGGCGTTTTGTTTTACCTACGGTGATGGTGTTGGTGATGTTGACATCACCAAGTTAATTGCTTTTCATAAGACCCACGGGAAAAAAGCTACTTTGACGGCTGCATTCCCTCCTGGGCGATTTGGTGCGCTGGACATCCAGGATCGGCAAGTAATGAGCTTTAAGGAAAAGCCCAAAGGCGACGGTGCAATGATTAATGCAGGCTTCTTCGTTCTTTCTCCAAGCGTTATCGATCATGTTGATGATGATGAGAGTGTTTGGGAGCAGGAGCCGCTGAATGCACTTTCTGCTGAAGGTGAGCTGATGGCCTTTGAGCACAAGGGTTTTTGGCAGCCAATGGATACTTTGCGTGACAAAATGTATTTAGAAAAACTGTGGCAGCAAGGTGAAGCACCTTGGAAAACTTGGAGCTAA
- the rfbG gene encoding CDP-glucose 4,6-dehydratase, with the protein MIDPNFWSGKKVLLTGHTGFKGSWLALWLDSMGAKVKGLALEPPSSPSMFEELKIAENIESEICDIRDFEAVLSSVESFSPAIVIHMAAQPLVRLSYSQPIETYHTNVMGTVHVLEAIRKVGGVKAVINVTSDKCYENKEWPWGYREDEPKGGYDPYSNSKGCAELVADSYRNSFFNKNKYKDHGCALASVRAGNVIGGGDWADDRLIPDILSSFEAGKSVHIRSPHSIRPWQHVLEPLSGYLLTAQLLFEQGPCFAEGWNFGPNDTDAKPVNWIVDRLTSLWGEGANWQLDGDNHPHEAGYLKLDCSKAKMRMEWQPRWNLDETLERIVAWHKAWLAKEDMKAYTLEEIKQYIASAY; encoded by the coding sequence ATGATTGATCCGAATTTTTGGAGTGGCAAGAAAGTACTCCTAACCGGACACACAGGGTTTAAAGGTAGTTGGCTTGCGCTGTGGCTCGATAGTATGGGGGCAAAGGTTAAAGGGCTGGCTCTGGAGCCTCCCAGTAGTCCCAGTATGTTTGAAGAGCTAAAGATAGCTGAAAACATAGAGTCAGAGATTTGTGATATTCGAGATTTCGAAGCTGTTTTAAGCTCCGTAGAGAGTTTTAGTCCAGCAATCGTAATTCATATGGCGGCCCAGCCATTGGTGCGCCTTTCATATTCTCAGCCCATTGAGACCTATCATACGAATGTAATGGGGACGGTTCATGTTCTCGAAGCTATTCGTAAGGTAGGGGGCGTGAAAGCTGTTATTAATGTAACGAGCGATAAGTGTTACGAAAACAAGGAGTGGCCTTGGGGCTATCGTGAAGATGAGCCGAAAGGTGGCTATGACCCTTATAGTAATAGTAAAGGTTGTGCGGAGTTAGTAGCGGACTCATACAGAAACTCGTTCTTCAATAAGAATAAGTATAAAGACCACGGTTGTGCTTTGGCATCGGTACGTGCTGGCAACGTTATTGGTGGTGGAGATTGGGCTGATGACCGCCTTATTCCGGATATCCTGAGCTCGTTTGAAGCGGGCAAAAGTGTGCATATCCGCAGCCCTCATTCAATACGCCCTTGGCAGCATGTTTTGGAGCCTTTGTCTGGTTACTTATTGACCGCGCAGCTTTTGTTCGAGCAGGGCCCTTGTTTTGCGGAAGGTTGGAATTTTGGTCCAAATGACACTGATGCCAAGCCTGTTAACTGGATTGTCGATCGCTTGACGAGTCTTTGGGGAGAGGGGGCGAATTGGCAACTCGATGGTGACAATCATCCTCATGAAGCAGGATACTTAAAATTGGACTGCTCCAAGGCAAAAATGCGAATGGAATGGCAGCCTCGATGGAATTTAGACGAAACGCTCGAGCGAATCGTCGCGTGGCATAAGGCGTGGTTGGCTAAAGAAGATATGAAGGCCTACACACTAGAAGAAATTAAGCAATATATTGCATCTGCATATTAA
- a CDS encoding FAD-binding oxidoreductase, with protein MKVKLKTGERFECLENTVLEAALGAGLRLPFSCRRGECDSCECTLIEGSVSQNGVVICAGERIKTCEARPEGDCVIDAEHLPQLTNVKRIVTPAKVSQIEIVEDTAVLRLRTPPAIFVSFLEGQYLDLLFSGIRRSYSIASTSGSDLIELHIKRVAGGAMSGNVFDVFAENTLVRLELPIGSFFVRESDKPLIFLATGTGFSSVQSMVSRLLDQKTNREVHVYWGNRYQKDFYTDLPREWAGRHKNVIYCPVTSREKVGSSCRYVQEAALKDIGAFNNYDVYACGSLNMIESAKKLMIENGLQANNFYSDAFVATTN; from the coding sequence GTGAAAGTTAAGCTGAAGACTGGAGAACGTTTCGAGTGTCTAGAAAATACGGTTCTGGAGGCGGCATTGGGCGCCGGGCTGCGGCTCCCGTTTAGTTGCAGGCGTGGGGAGTGTGATTCATGTGAGTGTACACTTATTGAGGGAAGCGTGTCTCAAAATGGAGTTGTTATATGTGCAGGTGAAAGGATCAAAACTTGCGAAGCTCGGCCGGAAGGTGACTGCGTAATTGATGCTGAGCACTTACCTCAATTAACTAACGTTAAAAGAATTGTTACGCCTGCGAAAGTCTCTCAGATTGAAATCGTCGAAGATACCGCCGTGTTGAGGCTTAGAACGCCTCCCGCTATTTTCGTTAGTTTTCTTGAGGGGCAGTATCTCGACCTACTCTTTTCCGGTATTAGGCGTAGTTATTCAATAGCAAGCACCTCAGGTAGCGATCTAATTGAACTGCACATCAAGCGTGTGGCTGGCGGTGCAATGAGTGGCAATGTTTTTGATGTGTTTGCAGAAAATACATTAGTAAGATTGGAGCTTCCAATTGGAAGCTTTTTTGTTCGTGAATCGGATAAGCCGCTGATTTTTCTTGCGACCGGTACAGGCTTTTCCTCCGTACAGTCCATGGTGTCCCGGTTATTGGATCAAAAAACTAATAGGGAGGTCCATGTTTACTGGGGGAATAGGTATCAAAAAGATTTTTATACTGATTTGCCGCGGGAATGGGCGGGTAGGCATAAGAATGTAATCTATTGCCCCGTTACATCTCGTGAAAAAGTGGGCTCCTCATGTAGATATGTGCAGGAAGCTGCGCTCAAAGATATAGGGGCCTTTAATAACTACGATGTTTATGCGTGCGGCTCTTTAAATATGATTGAATCTGCCAAAAAGTTAATGATTGAAAATGGCCTGCAAGCTAATAATTTTTATTCGGATGCTTTTGTGGCTACAACGAACTAG
- a CDS encoding mannose-1-phosphate guanylyltransferase/mannose-6-phosphate isomerase has translation MSFIQPVILSGGSGTRLWPKSRKAYPKQLHTLYGEHTMLQHTALRVLGQQSPLVVCNDSQRFMVAEQLAELELGDAQIVLEPVGRNTAPAIAVAALQAIKANEDAVLVVLPADHLIKNLDAFHQALDLAIAKAERGSLVAFGIVPNKPETGYGYIHANGAESEGAAINKFVEKPDLKTAQAYVESGEYFWNSGMFVFKAQTFIEELNEYEPAMVELANTALSKAQEDLDFCRLDQDAFSQCNDISIDYAVMERTGKAWMVPLDAQWSDLGSWQSLYDALDKDKQGNVCKGDVITYGCSNSMLHAEHKLVTAIGLNNIAVIDTDDSLLVCDLADSQNVKHIVDKLKKEQRSESELHRKVYRPWGNYDSIGGGDRYQVKCIEVLPGASLSLQMHHHRAEHWIVVSGTAMVQRGEEEHLLSENQSIYIPLGEKHRLTNPGKIPLQLIEVQSGSYLGEDDIVRYEDRFGRA, from the coding sequence ATGAGCTTTATTCAGCCTGTTATCCTTTCTGGTGGTAGTGGTACGCGCTTGTGGCCTAAATCTCGAAAGGCCTACCCTAAACAATTACATACCCTTTATGGTGAGCATACCATGCTTCAGCATACGGCTTTACGTGTACTTGGTCAGCAGTCTCCTTTGGTTGTTTGTAATGACAGTCAGCGTTTTATGGTGGCTGAACAGTTGGCTGAGCTAGAGCTTGGTGATGCGCAAATCGTCTTAGAACCCGTTGGTCGTAACACGGCGCCCGCTATTGCGGTCGCGGCTTTGCAAGCAATTAAAGCAAATGAAGATGCCGTACTTGTGGTTTTGCCGGCAGATCATCTCATTAAGAATCTCGATGCTTTTCATCAGGCCCTTGATCTTGCTATTGCAAAAGCAGAGCGTGGCAGTTTGGTTGCTTTTGGTATTGTGCCAAATAAACCCGAAACAGGTTATGGCTATATACATGCTAACGGCGCTGAATCAGAAGGTGCTGCAATTAATAAGTTTGTTGAAAAACCAGACCTGAAAACAGCCCAGGCTTATGTTGAAAGTGGTGAATATTTCTGGAATAGCGGAATGTTTGTGTTCAAAGCTCAAACTTTTATTGAAGAGCTTAACGAATATGAGCCGGCAATGGTTGAATTGGCAAATACTGCGTTAAGTAAGGCTCAAGAAGATCTTGATTTTTGTCGTTTAGATCAAGACGCATTTTCACAATGTAATGATATAAGCATTGATTACGCCGTTATGGAGCGCACCGGTAAAGCATGGATGGTGCCCCTCGATGCCCAGTGGAGCGACCTTGGTAGCTGGCAAAGCCTTTATGATGCTTTAGATAAAGATAAGCAAGGCAATGTGTGTAAAGGTGATGTGATTACCTATGGTTGTTCGAATTCAATGCTGCATGCCGAACACAAGCTGGTAACGGCCATTGGCTTGAACAATATTGCTGTTATTGATACTGATGACAGTTTGCTGGTGTGTGATTTAGCAGATAGCCAGAATGTAAAACACATAGTCGATAAGCTAAAAAAAGAACAGCGTAGCGAGAGTGAGCTGCACCGTAAGGTGTATCGACCTTGGGGTAATTACGACAGTATAGGTGGCGGCGACCGTTATCAGGTTAAATGTATCGAAGTATTGCCAGGTGCGAGTTTGAGCTTGCAGATGCATCACCATAGAGCCGAACACTGGATCGTAGTAAGTGGCACTGCAATGGTTCAGCGAGGCGAAGAAGAGCACTTGCTTAGCGAAAACCAAAGTATTTACATACCTTTAGGCGAAAAACATCGTTTAACAAACCCTGGGAAAATACCTCTGCAACTTATAGAGGTGCAAAGTGGTAGTTATCTTGGGGAAGACGATATCGTCCGCTATGAAGATAGATTTGGTCGAGCATAA
- a CDS encoding MraY family glycosyltransferase, which produces MEKALALLAISFTISFVVIKLLKPLAYWAELVDKPGGRKNHKGVIPLIGGLAIYAAVSISTFFFIEQPLFIRLFLLAGGLIVFMGMVDDRYELSARFRLVGQLLVCGIFVYGLDIKITNFGNIFGVGDLTVGWLGYPLTVLSLMGVMNAFNMMDGMDGLVGSICMVVFAGLAYLFAQSADVVPQFLCLTFVGAIAAFLIFNIWGEPGGNKLKKIFMGDAGSMFLGLSIGVLVIYGSQEPVAAFEPVTALWLVLLPMTDMFTIMYRRIKRGRSPMDPDRTHIHHILLRAGFGKNLTLGVIAFSQLAFIFLGAGVVMSAPESVSFVLVVMVVAGYQLLMRRSWKFIRWGRRFFLSSCKS; this is translated from the coding sequence ATGGAAAAGGCCTTAGCGTTATTAGCCATATCCTTCACAATTAGCTTCGTTGTTATTAAGTTGCTTAAACCCTTGGCGTATTGGGCTGAGTTGGTAGATAAGCCTGGTGGTCGTAAAAATCACAAGGGGGTTATCCCGCTTATTGGTGGTTTGGCGATTTATGCTGCGGTGTCTATTAGTACTTTCTTTTTTATCGAGCAGCCGCTATTTATTCGGCTTTTCTTGCTTGCTGGTGGCCTTATCGTATTTATGGGTATGGTGGACGACCGCTACGAGCTCAGCGCACGCTTTCGCCTTGTAGGGCAGTTACTCGTTTGTGGTATTTTTGTCTACGGCCTCGATATTAAAATCACCAATTTCGGCAACATCTTTGGTGTGGGCGATTTAACGGTTGGTTGGCTTGGTTACCCTCTTACCGTACTTTCTTTAATGGGAGTTATGAACGCCTTTAATATGATGGATGGCATGGATGGTTTAGTTGGTTCAATCTGCATGGTTGTTTTTGCTGGTTTAGCTTACCTCTTTGCACAAAGTGCCGATGTAGTTCCCCAGTTTCTTTGCTTGACCTTTGTTGGTGCTATTGCAGCCTTCCTTATTTTCAATATTTGGGGTGAGCCTGGTGGTAATAAATTAAAGAAAATCTTTATGGGTGATGCAGGCTCAATGTTCTTGGGTTTGAGTATTGGCGTTTTGGTAATTTACGGTTCGCAAGAGCCTGTTGCCGCATTCGAGCCTGTAACTGCACTGTGGTTAGTGCTGCTACCTATGACGGATATGTTTACCATTATGTACCGCAGGATTAAACGCGGTAGATCGCCAATGGACCCAGATAGGACGCATATTCATCATATTTTGTTGAGGGCAGGCTTTGGGAAAAATTTGACATTGGGTGTGATTGCGTTTTCACAGCTTGCTTTCATTTTTTTAGGCGCGGGTGTGGTGATGAGTGCTCCTGAAAGCGTCTCTTTTGTGTTGGTAGTCATGGTTGTTGCGGGGTATCAGTTATTGATGAGGCGTAGTTGGAAGTTTATTCGTTGGGGGCGGCGATTTTTTTTAAGTTCCTGTAAAAGTTAG
- a CDS encoding NAD-dependent epimerase/dehydratase family protein, producing the protein MKILISGASGFLGQRLCRSLSVSNQLAVICHEKTVFNFPCESINLSDDLERDIQKFNPDFSLHLAASYSEDDVQETLGCNTVLPARMLKAISKLDTPNRNFICIGSYWQHGCGTSMQGAIDLYSASKLAFSGLLEYYASRYAINSIELVLYGVYSEDDHRGKLINLILESAKSGRLLELSPGEQMLNLVHVKDVISGVELAIQAVLDSESGGVSRYRLSSGNEYSVKDLISLVESCSGLLPNVQLGAKSYRSVEVFEPVYMYPILPGWRPTVNLESFICNVLEA; encoded by the coding sequence TTGAAAATTCTAATTAGCGGGGCCTCTGGCTTCTTGGGGCAGCGGCTGTGTCGATCTTTGAGTGTTTCAAATCAGCTCGCTGTTATTTGTCATGAAAAAACGGTGTTTAACTTCCCTTGTGAGAGTATCAACCTCTCGGATGACTTAGAGCGGGATATTCAAAAATTTAATCCTGATTTCAGTTTACATTTAGCTGCTAGCTATAGTGAAGACGACGTTCAAGAAACGCTGGGTTGTAACACTGTACTCCCAGCTCGGATGCTCAAGGCTATATCAAAGCTTGATACCCCGAATAGAAATTTTATCTGTATTGGTAGTTATTGGCAGCATGGTTGCGGAACTAGTATGCAGGGGGCGATCGATCTTTATTCTGCAAGTAAGTTGGCCTTTAGTGGTCTTTTGGAGTACTACGCGTCTAGATACGCTATCAATTCTATAGAGCTAGTCTTATATGGGGTTTATTCAGAGGATGATCACAGAGGAAAGCTAATTAACCTAATACTTGAATCTGCTAAAAGTGGGAGGCTGTTAGAATTGTCTCCTGGAGAGCAAATGCTGAATTTAGTGCACGTAAAAGATGTTATTTCGGGGGTTGAGTTAGCAATTCAGGCTGTTTTGGATAGTGAAAGCGGAGGGGTTAGCCGTTACCGATTGTCTTCTGGAAATGAGTACTCTGTTAAAGACTTAATCTCTTTGGTTGAAAGTTGTAGTGGTCTACTTCCGAATGTTCAACTTGGTGCAAAAAGCTATAGAAGTGTTGAAGTTTTCGAGCCTGTATATATGTATCCGATACTCCCTGGTTGGAGGCCGACTGTTAACTTGGAGTCTTTTATTTGTAACGTTTTAGAAGCTTGA
- the rfbH gene encoding lipopolysaccharide biosynthesis protein RfbH encodes MNKDEIRNQIADLVAKYSELEDAPKLFVGGESPVPPSGKVVGCKERQLMVEASLDAWLTTGRFNDEFQKRLADYFGVEYLLTTVSGSAANLLAIAALTSPKLGDRQLKTGDEMITVAAGFPTTVNPAIQYGLVPVFVDVDIPTYNIDPALIEAAISDKTRVIMIAHTLGNPFDLTEVRRIADKYKLWLIEDCCDALGSTYNGQKVGTFGDIATVSFYPAHHITMGEGGAVFTNSKELNTLVESFRDWGRDCYCAPGCDDTCGKRFDQQLGSLPQGYDHKYTYSHVGYNMKISDMQAACGLAQMDRVETLVQKRKDNFKILKGLLQTCSEFLELPEATLNSDPSWFGFPITLKESSGVNRVDLLKFLDGAKIGTRLLFAGNLTRQPYFEGVNYRVSGELTNTDRVMNQTFWIGIYPGLQQEQLQYVAAKFEEFFGLSF; translated from the coding sequence ATGAACAAAGATGAAATCAGGAATCAGATCGCTGATCTGGTAGCCAAATATTCTGAGCTGGAAGATGCTCCTAAATTATTTGTTGGTGGAGAATCACCAGTTCCGCCTTCAGGTAAAGTCGTTGGTTGTAAAGAGCGTCAATTGATGGTTGAAGCATCTTTAGATGCGTGGCTAACCACGGGGCGTTTTAATGATGAGTTTCAAAAGCGCTTGGCTGATTATTTTGGTGTAGAGTACTTGCTAACAACTGTTTCGGGGTCCGCTGCCAATCTTCTTGCAATAGCAGCGTTGACCTCACCAAAGCTCGGTGATCGCCAGTTAAAAACAGGTGATGAAATGATTACCGTTGCTGCCGGTTTCCCGACGACTGTCAATCCGGCTATTCAGTACGGTCTTGTGCCGGTTTTTGTTGATGTAGATATTCCAACCTACAACATTGATCCGGCTCTTATTGAAGCTGCGATCAGTGATAAAACTCGTGTGATCATGATTGCACATACCTTAGGTAACCCTTTTGATTTAACCGAAGTGCGTCGTATTGCGGATAAATATAAGCTTTGGTTAATTGAAGATTGTTGCGACGCCCTAGGCTCTACTTACAACGGTCAAAAAGTTGGTACTTTTGGTGATATTGCTACAGTGAGTTTTTATCCTGCTCACCACATTACGATGGGTGAGGGGGGGGCAGTATTTACCAATTCTAAGGAGTTAAATACTCTCGTTGAATCTTTCCGCGATTGGGGGCGTGATTGTTATTGCGCGCCGGGTTGTGACGACACTTGTGGCAAGCGTTTTGATCAGCAGTTAGGCTCACTGCCGCAGGGTTATGATCATAAGTACACTTACTCTCATGTTGGTTACAACATGAAGATTTCAGATATGCAAGCGGCCTGTGGTTTGGCTCAGATGGATCGCGTCGAAACACTGGTTCAGAAGCGTAAAGACAACTTTAAGATCCTAAAAGGACTGTTACAAACATGCAGTGAGTTTTTAGAGCTACCCGAGGCGACCCTCAACTCAGATCCTTCATGGTTTGGTTTTCCTATCACCTTGAAAGAAAGCTCAGGTGTTAATCGTGTTGACCTCCTGAAATTCCTTGATGGAGCTAAAATTGGGACTCGCCTTCTGTTTGCAGGGAACCTGACACGTCAGCCTTATTTTGAAGGGGTTAACTACCGAGTAAGTGGTGAGTTGACCAATACTGATCGAGTAATGAATCAAACATTCTGGATTGGTATTTACCCTGGCCTGCAGCAGGAGCAATTACAGTATGTGGCTGCGAAATTTGAAGAGTTCTTCGGTTTGAGCTTTTAA